In a single window of the Candidatus Tiamatella incendiivivens genome:
- a CDS encoding ABC transporter ATP-binding protein gives MAVPGTAVIAESLEKTYYRGSFLTRAPAVKALRGLSFRVEKGEIYGLLGPNGAGKTTTVKIISTLMVPDKGEAYVLGYNVVDEFAEVRKRIGVMLSVERGFFWKLTGRENLRYFGLLYGLSGRDLEDRIDRAIDTVGLKELEGDEKFFEDMSLGMRARLGLARVLLKDPEIMILDEPTLGLDPHSARHIRRLLRLEARNGKTVLVTTHNMFEAEILCDRVGIIRSGKIIAEGAPEELKSFVSKSTPVTVLLKSFEEPVVQDLVARLSRDDVKVDYERVEPGKWKISLLVPRGFEDEVLADVYVKARSLGVSVMETKVREVTLEDVFIALTGGKVEG, from the coding sequence GTGGCAGTGCCTGGTACAGCGGTAATAGCTGAATCACTCGAGAAAACGTATTATAGGGGGTCGTTCCTTACGAGAGCCCCTGCTGTCAAAGCGCTCAGGGGACTCAGCTTCAGGGTTGAGAAGGGAGAAATATACGGGTTACTAGGCCCTAATGGTGCCGGCAAGACTACTACTGTTAAGATTATTTCCACCCTCATGGTCCCCGATAAGGGGGAAGCCTATGTATTAGGCTATAATGTTGTAGACGAGTTTGCCGAGGTGAGGAAGAGGATAGGTGTTATGCTGAGCGTGGAGAGGGGTTTCTTCTGGAAGCTCACCGGACGGGAGAACCTGAGGTACTTCGGCCTCCTATACGGCCTCTCAGGGAGGGATTTGGAGGACCGGATTGACCGGGCGATTGATACTGTCGGGTTGAAGGAGCTGGAAGGGGATGAGAAGTTTTTCGAGGACATGAGCCTGGGTATGAGGGCTAGACTAGGGCTTGCGAGGGTATTGTTGAAGGACCCGGAGATCATGATACTGGATGAACCTACACTGGGGTTGGACCCTCATAGTGCGAGGCATATTAGGAGGCTCCTACGGTTGGAGGCTAGGAACGGTAAGACTGTACTGGTGACTACTCACAACATGTTTGAAGCGGAGATCCTGTGCGACAGGGTTGGCATCATTAGGTCTGGTAAAATCATAGCTGAGGGGGCGCCGGAGGAGCTTAAGTCTTTCGTCTCTAAGAGCACTCCAGTAACAGTGTTGTTGAAGAGTTTCGAGGAGCCGGTTGTACAGGATCTTGTGGCTAGATTGAGCCGGGATGACGTGAAGGTTGACTATGAAAGGGTGGAGCCTGGTAAATGGAAGATCAGCCTCCTAGTCCCCCGCGGGTTTGAGGATGAGGTTTTGGCTGATGTTTACGTGAAAGCTAGGAGCCTCGGTGTCAGTGTGATGGAGACTAAGGTGAGGGAGGTTACTCTCGAGGATGTTTTCATAGCTCTGACAGGCGGGAAGGTTGAGGGGTAG
- a CDS encoding ABC transporter permease, with amino-acid sequence MTSISNIMLAEIKVQLYWLKNNKVMMLMTLLWPYLMVFIMISFGSAFGSLEEFKEKMGIASPILYLFAGSAVATASIAVIDNAAGVATWHRWLGTLSYVLLVPRRFVTYLLVSSLVTSMVQVIFNLASITPAVIVLEGASAGLQLLIVLVFMFIGTLPLLGIALLGGVASLLASEESDIINFLNPLLLLLSGVFYPVKLLPWILKQASYYIPTKYVVDAAKMAATYTHPPGSTIIIILYALMLLAVLYNIVGVFGTFYAEKELRRRGVR; translated from the coding sequence ATGACGTCAATCTCAAATATAATGCTTGCGGAGATAAAGGTACAGCTCTACTGGCTTAAGAATAACAAGGTGATGATGTTAATGACCTTGTTATGGCCTTATCTTATGGTATTCATAATGATCTCCTTCGGATCCGCTTTCGGCAGCTTGGAGGAGTTTAAGGAGAAAATGGGGATAGCTAGCCCTATACTCTACCTTTTCGCTGGAAGCGCCGTAGCCACTGCCAGTATAGCAGTAATAGATAATGCTGCGGGGGTAGCGACTTGGCACAGGTGGCTTGGAACACTATCATACGTACTCCTAGTCCCCCGAAGGTTCGTCACCTACCTATTGGTATCCAGTCTTGTAACAAGCATGGTGCAGGTAATATTCAACCTAGCATCAATAACCCCAGCGGTAATAGTGCTGGAGGGCGCTTCAGCCGGACTCCAGCTGCTAATTGTCCTCGTATTCATGTTCATCGGAACACTACCTCTACTCGGAATAGCCCTCCTCGGAGGGGTAGCCAGCCTCCTAGCCAGCGAGGAGAGTGATATCATAAACTTCCTGAACCCTCTGCTCCTCCTCCTCTCAGGCGTTTTCTACCCAGTGAAGCTTCTGCCGTGGATACTGAAGCAGGCCTCATACTATATTCCAACAAAATATGTCGTCGACGCGGCTAAAATGGCGGCAACCTATACTCACCCGCCCGGTAGCACTATAATCATCATACTCTACGCTTTGATGCTCTTAGCTGTGCTCTACAATATAGTAGGGGTTTTCGGGACATTTTATGCTGAAAAGGAGTTGAGGAGGCGTGGGGTACGGTAG
- a CDS encoding ABC transporter permease, with translation MSMTKAMLWLHLKRAVRYKYGLINWGIIEFLYMAIYMLGALAFTPRDQWGGVSQYVFWGVLAWTLVSTPTWTIGNWAQFYINMGLWEQHETIGASHSLFLSMRIIPAIIAGFIGSITAYGFLYATVGGNLSLRGSVLLTLLFLLWLVLQSTIYGLLLSYLSLLTSTPGPMLDVLNILLFIIGGIGVPVAKLPEGVRLFAVITPYSHASELIRWSAIGIKPYLGVLGEVFAGVLTTLGLGLTAWLVRGKAYSNARMNGVKGIGRM, from the coding sequence ATGTCAATGACGAAAGCGATGCTGTGGCTGCATCTGAAACGTGCTGTTAGATATAAATATGGACTCATAAACTGGGGGATAATTGAGTTCCTCTACATGGCGATATACATGCTTGGGGCATTGGCGTTCACCCCTAGGGATCAATGGGGCGGGGTATCCCAGTATGTGTTCTGGGGTGTTCTAGCATGGACTCTGGTTTCGACACCTACATGGACTATTGGGAACTGGGCTCAGTTCTATATTAATATGGGGCTCTGGGAGCAGCATGAGACTATTGGAGCTAGCCACTCACTATTCCTCTCAATGAGGATTATACCGGCTATTATAGCAGGGTTCATTGGAAGCATAACGGCTTACGGGTTCCTATACGCTACTGTAGGCGGTAACCTATCCCTGAGAGGGAGTGTATTGCTGACTCTACTGTTCCTGTTATGGCTCGTGTTACAGTCAACCATTTACGGTTTATTATTAAGCTATTTATCCCTACTAACAAGCACTCCTGGACCGATGTTGGATGTTTTAAATATACTCCTCTTCATAATTGGCGGAATAGGGGTTCCCGTAGCCAAGTTACCTGAGGGTGTTAGGCTTTTCGCGGTGATCACACCCTACAGCCATGCTTCCGAGCTCATCAGATGGTCTGCAATAGGCATTAAACCGTATCTGGGTGTTCTAGGCGAAGTATTTGCAGGGGTATTGACTACCCTTGGGTTAGGCTTGACTGCCTGGCTTGTCAGAGGCAAGGCATACAGTAATGCTAGGATGAACGGTGTCAAGGGTATTGGCAGGATGTGA